In Bacillus thuringiensis, the DNA window TTTTAGATCCATTCGAAATGACGCATCCTGAAATTGCTGGAGCTTCTTTATTAAAGAATAAGAAGATGTAATGTAAAAAAACACCGATCCATTTGGATCGGTGTTTTTTTTAAAAGATATTAAATACAGCGTTTAATTGAAGTAAGCTAATGATAGCTAAGAAGATTAAACTGTATTTCATTGCTGTTTTAAATAGGACAGATTCTTTACCAACTAGTCCAACTGCGGCACAAGCAACTGCTACAGATTGTGGTGAAACCATTTTTGCCATTGTACCACCTACTACGTTTAATGCAACAAGAGTAGAAGGAACGATGTTTAATTGATCTGCAGTTACTGCTTGAAGCGGTGCAAATAATGAACCACTTGATACTACTGATCCTGTAATGAATACGCCAATCCATCCTAAGATCGGAGAAAGAACAGGGAATGCATTACCAGTAGAAGAGAATGCAAGTCCAAGTGTAGATGACATACCAGAGTAGTTCTCTACGTAAGCTAAAGCGATAACGCTACAGATTGTATATACTGGAGCTTTTAGTTCTTTTATTGTTTCAACCATTAATTCTTTAACTATTTTCCCTTTTACGCGGTATACGATAAGTGAAACGATAATTGCTAATACGATTGCAGTAGTTGTAGATGAGAATACATCAAATTTGAAAACAGCTGCGAAAGGTGTATCAGCTTTTGTAATTGGTGTAGTTTTCATAACGGCATTATGAAGACCAGGGAACTGAATGTTAAATACTAAGTTTGCTAGTGCGCCATCCGGAGCAAATAAAGCTTTAATTGGTTTTAAATTAAAGATTGTTACGAATGCAGTTAAGAATACGAATGGAGACCAAGCATATAGAATTTGATTGAATGTATGAGCTTCTTTTTCTTCTTGTTTTTCTTCTTTAGTAGAAGATTTTGGCTGCCAAACACGTAAGAATAATGCAAGAGAGACCATACTTACAACGGCTGCGAAAATATTAGTAAGTTCCGCACCTAAGAAGTAAGTTACAAGGAACTGAGTAATGGCGAAAGAAACCCCACTTACAAGAATACCTTGCCAAGTTTCTTTAATACCTTTAATTCCATCGACCATTGAAACAAGTAGGAAAGGTAAAACAATACTAATGAATGGTAAAATAAGAACAGTTTGACGACCGATAGTTAATGCGTCTAGCTCAGTTAATTGTGCTGGTACTGTAACTGGGATACCCATAGCACCCATAGCACCACCAGCGATGTTCGCTACCAAACAAATACCTGCTGCTTTTAATGGATTAAAGCCCATACCTACAAGTAATGCAGCTGTAATAGCAACTGGAACCCCTAGCCCAGCTGCGCCTTCTAAGAAAGCACCGAAAGAATAAGCGATTAATAATACTTGTAAACGTTGGTCATTTGTAATGCTTGAAATACTATCACGAATGACATTGAATTGCTCTGTTTTAACAGTTAATTTATAAAGGAAAATTGCTGCGATAACGATAGTACAAATTGGATAAAATCCAGATAAAACACCAAATCCGGCAGATGCTACAGCTACAGTTGCTGGCATTTTATAAACGAATATAGCAAGAATAATAGCGACAATCACACTGTAAAGACCAGCGATATAACTTTTCATTTTCAGTCCCATTAAACAAATGATGAAGCAGAAAATTGGAAGTGCTGCGATTAGTGCAGATAACCAAATGTTGTTTAACGGGTCATAAATTTGTGTCCAAGTACTCATAATGATGACAACTCCTATCTATTTTATGTGAAGAAATTCACATTATTTGTGAAACAATTCACAATCAACTTACATGCTTAGTATATTCTCCTTCAACACTATTGTCAACGTAAAAAAGTATAATTATTCCATAATAGTGTTAAAAGAAATGCTTTGTTCATAAAGTAGACAAAAAGCGCATTCCAACCTATCTGGGTGCGCTGTAATAAGTTATTTGCATATTCTTTTATTTCTTCGTATATCATTGGTTCTGATGAAGCCTTTGTACCATTGGATCTAGTAGTAAGGGAGAGTTATCACGCAAAATCCCAATTAGTATGGGCTAATAACCGGTGGAGGAAAAGTAAGATGCTCACTGATAAAAGTTTTATTTTCTTTAATAGGAAGTTTTGAATAACAGTTCAGGTAATTGCAGTACGAAAAAACAATAAGTCAATTTTTAATATTACATTAGCTCTTTTTACTGAAAATTCCTTTTAGTGTAACAAAGAGGTTAAATATGCTCCAACTACTTTACGAAAGGTTATCAATTATAGATGATATTTTACGATATCATTACCGCACGTTTCAATGAGGTGAAAATATAACAAAAAGCTTGATAAAACAACGTTTGCAAGCAAAGTATTTGCAGCCCGTTGTTTTGCTTTTTCGTTATATCATATAGTATAATATTCAAAATCAGCAAGGATTTATTCCTGAGTTCTTTGCTGATAAAGATGGAAAAATTTTTCGGCTTTATAGGTTGATAAAGTTATGTCGTAACAGGAAATATAAGAACAGATATATAAATAAATAAAAAGAAAATAAAAACGAAAATGAGGGGAACTTTATGAGCCAAAATCAATTCGAATGTCGTATTTCAGAAGAAGATGTACAAATGTTAAGAGCGCTAGCGCATCCGTTACGTTTACGTCTAGTAATGGAACTAATGCAACGAGGAACTTGTAATGTAACACAATTACAGGAAGTGTTAGAAATTCCGCAATCAACGGTTTCGCAACATTTAACGAAATTAAAACAAAACAAAGTAGTGCGCTTTGAAAGACGAGGACTAGAAGTGTATTATCAAATTCATAATGATAAAGTAAGTGAAGTTGTAAAAACATTATTTTCTTAAAATTTGAATATTATGGAAAAAGACGTGTGGGATATACGTCTTTTTTTA includes these proteins:
- a CDS encoding L-lactate permease produces the protein MSTWTQIYDPLNNIWLSALIAALPIFCFIICLMGLKMKSYIAGLYSVIVAIILAIFVYKMPATVAVASAGFGVLSGFYPICTIVIAAIFLYKLTVKTEQFNVIRDSISSITNDQRLQVLLIAYSFGAFLEGAAGLGVPVAITAALLVGMGFNPLKAAGICLVANIAGGAMGAMGIPVTVPAQLTELDALTIGRQTVLILPFISIVLPFLLVSMVDGIKGIKETWQGILVSGVSFAITQFLVTYFLGAELTNIFAAVVSMVSLALFLRVWQPKSSTKEEKQEEKEAHTFNQILYAWSPFVFLTAFVTIFNLKPIKALFAPDGALANLVFNIQFPGLHNAVMKTTPITKADTPFAAVFKFDVFSSTTTAIVLAIIVSLIVYRVKGKIVKELMVETIKELKAPVYTICSVIALAYVENYSGMSSTLGLAFSSTGNAFPVLSPILGWIGVFITGSVVSSGSLFAPLQAVTADQLNIVPSTLVALNVVGGTMAKMVSPQSVAVACAAVGLVGKESVLFKTAMKYSLIFLAIISLLQLNAVFNIF
- a CDS encoding ArsR/SmtB family transcription factor; amino-acid sequence: MSQNQFECRISEEDVQMLRALAHPLRLRLVMELMQRGTCNVTQLQEVLEIPQSTVSQHLTKLKQNKVVRFERRGLEVYYQIHNDKVSEVVKTLFS